The region GAAGAAGAAACTCTACACTATTCCAGGGAGACAGAGGTGGGTAATGTAAGTTTCTCACAGGAATTACAAGCTGTCCTACCCAAGCAGCATCAATCTCCATGCACACTTCCTCCACAAAGACGTTTTGATCAGAGGACTGTGATTCCTTTTCAGGAGAGGGAAACCAGGATCTCAGCATGAATGGCACAGGCCTTGGCACCAGCCATGAAATCAAACCAGCCCCACACAAAACCATGTTCACCCACCTGCTTGCAGGGTTCTAGGccagcccctcaccctgctTGCTCTGCATTCACTGCTTTCAGTTGAACCATGGACAATATCCAACTGTTGGTTATTTGTCAGCCCCAGGCAAAAGAGCATTTCATTCAGGGACCCATCAGGGAAGCATAAGTTCATCAAGGTCTTTCCCTTGGCAGCTGAACACCTTGGAGCTATGGATGGAAAGTGCTCCCCCAGCCTGATAATTCCAGGAGATCTTTTAGTGCTTTCAGCATTGCCAGGACAATGaggcccagctcagctccctgacAAAAACAAGGCCAGAACGGGAATCCCAGGGAAGTGTATGAACCAGAGCTTCCCCTTTCAGGGTGTATCAGTTGCAGTAGGCACACAACAAAGGTAACAAGTCCACAGGAGGCTCACACACAACCTCACACCACAGACCATGTGCCACAAAGTAACTGATCTGGACAATAAGAAGAGGACAAAATGCATGGAACCACAGCTGTGGGCGTTATCTGAAAACCAGGACACACTGAACCTTTACAGCTTCCTTGCAGCCTTTTCAAATTCTACCACAGCAAACTTTTccacctgccctgcctctgTAAAGGCAGATGTCTTCACCCTGCCCAACTGTTACCCAACAGGAAACCTCCCTCCAcacacaggcaccactgaaTGAAGTGTTGTGAACACAAAACTTCTCAGACCTCAAGCACTGCAACAGAGGTGGGTGCAAAGAGAGTTTTCTGCTCCTCCCATAGATTCTGAAGAAACACCAAAGATTCTAACAACCATCATTCAAGTCCCACTCATTGCTCAAAGGCAACATCAGCTTTCTTCAGCAAAAGAGCAACTTGGATTTACATCTAGGCCTAACACCCACCATTCACATAACTCCCAACTCAACAGGAACGTAAAGTGACCAACCCACAACGTGGCCAAACAAGTGATATGCCACAATTAGAGAACTTTAGGCTCCTTTGGTCTAGTCCAGCAATGATCCCTGGGATTGAACAAAACACAGGTCATGTCTCCACTGGTATCTCCTCACACACAGCACGCTGAAATCCTTCACATATTGTGTGGGGGTGAATGATCTTCATAACACACAGACAGATGCCATCAACAGAAACTGCACAGACAACCTCCCCTTTACCATAAAACATAAATAGCTCCTCACCACGTGTACGTGATCATAAGATTCTTACTGCACTTAGAGAAGATACAAAAAATTCAGGTATTGCACAGGTAATTAAAACACGGTTGGCTCCATTCTTAGCTCCCAGTATGGCAAATGTTACAGGAACATAATTCAGCTGTTCAGAGAACATCACAATAACCTGCAAACACAAAAGGCCAACGTCCCAGGGATCCCAAGAGAGCAGAACATGGTGTCCTAGGGCAAATGTACTTGGAAAGATGAAACTCACGTTGCATGAAACTACAATTGGGCATTGACCAGGGAAAGAAGCAAATCATGTCTCTTTTGTACATAAACAGCACTTCATGAAGAGCTCCCACAGTGCAAATATCCTGCCCTTCATGGTTTGCACAGTTTTATTTAACCAGCATTATTTGAAAGAAGTTCTTATGAAAACAACAATTCCCAAGGACCACTTCCCTGTAACCAACACCAGGATCAGGACATGGGGGTGTACCGGAAGGGAGAGAACATTTTCTGAGAGGTttgaaatcacagaaattaCACAAATGTAGACAGGCTGCTTCTGCTACGTTTACATCTAGTTACACCTACTTCCCAAAACAGGACAGAACACCAAAGGGCCCTCACTTCTCCTGCCTTGCACACCAGCTGCTGAAAACTACAGGAAAAACCCCTAATGAGCAAAAGGCTCCAACACAAGAGTCTCTAAGCACAGGCTTGGATTACCTGGCCCAGCGAGGAAAGGCAGCGGGAAGAGGAGCACAAAGACCgtgagggaagggaaggcaggagggggcGGGCAGAGGCACTCACcgggggggcagcagcagcggcggggTCGGCGCCGGCAGGGTCCTCCCCGAGCAGCGGCGCGGGctcggcgggcggcgggcgggccgggagGGTGTCGCAGCAGCTGCCGCCCGACAAGCCGAGCTGGCTCTTGCGCGAGTCGGCGGTGAGCGACACCTCGTGCGAGTAGGAGTGCAGGAAGGCGCGGACGCCGTCGATGCCCACGAAGTGCGAGGCCGGCACGCCGCGCAAGGCGCCGCTGCCCGCCGCCAGCAGCTGCGAGCGCCGCCAGCGCCGCAGGCGCAgcgccagcagcagcagcaggaaggcgAGGAAGAGGCACGACACGGCCGCCACGGCCACCACCAGCCACCGCGTCAGCCTGCCGGCCGGCTCGCCCGGCGCCGCCGCTGCCGCGCTGCCCAGCTCCGACAGCAGCTCGGCCACGCTCTCGGCCAGCACCACCGTCAGCGTGGCCGTGGCCGACAGCGCCGGCCGCCCGTGGtccttcaccaccaccaccaggctCTGCCGCGCCGCGTCGCGGGCCAGCGGGAAGCGCGCCGTGCGCACCTCGCCGCTGTGCAGCCCCACGCGGAACAGCCCCGGCTCCGTCGCCTTGGCCAGCTCGTACGACAGCCACGCGTTCTGCCCCGCGTCCGCGTCCACCGCCACCACCTTGGCCACCAGCGCCCCGGGCTCCGCCGACCGCGGCGCCAGCTCCACGCCCGCCCACCCCgaccccgccgcccccgccgccgccgccgccggcgggTACAGCACCTGCGGCGCGTTGTCGTTCTCGTCCACGATCTCCAGCCGCACCGACACGTTGCTGCTCAGCGCCGGCGCGCCGCCGTCCTCCGCCACCACCCACAGCCCCACCTCGCGCACCTCCTCGTAGTCGAAGGAGCGCAGCGCGTACAGCGCGCCCGTCTCCGCCTGCACCGACACGTACGACGACAGCGCCGAGCCCCGCACACGCCCCTCCCGCAGCCGGTAGCGCACGCGCGCGTTCTGCCCCCAGTCCGCGTCCGCCGCCCGCACCCGCAGCACCAGCGCGCCCGCCGCGTTGTTCTCGGCCAGCCGCGCGCTGTACCGCGCCTCCGCGAACACCGGCGCGTTGTCGTTCACGTCCAGCACCCGCAGCGCCAGCACCGCGCTGCTCCGCAGCGACGGCGACCCGCCGTCCGCCGCCCGCACCGTCACGTTGTACTGCGGCACCTCCTCGCGGTCCAGCTCCCGCGTCGTCACCACGCGGTAGTAATTCTCAAGCGACTTCTCCAGCCGGAACGGGACGCCGGCGGCCAGCGAGCAGCGCACCTCGCCGTTGGCGCCCGAGTCCCGGTCCTGCACGTGCAGCAGGGCCACCACGGTCCCCGACGGGGCGTCCTCCGAGATCTCGCTCAGCGCCGAACGGACCGAAATCTGAGGCGCGTTGTCGTTTACATCTGACACGGTGATTGAAACTTTCGCCGTGTCGGAAAGACCCCCGCCGTCTCTTGCTTGCACCTCAAGTTGGTAGGAGTGTGCTTCCTCAAAGTCCAGGCTCTGCATCAGAGTGACTGCTCCCGTCTCGGAGTCTAACTGGAAAATCTGCGAGGatttctctgtaattttcttAAACGAGTATTTGACGTGGCCGTTCATGCCGTCGTCGGCGTCGGTGGCCGTGAGGGTGAGGAGGGTGGAGCCCACGGACACGTCCTCCGCCACGCGCACCGTGTACTCCGCCGCGCTGAACACGGGCGCGTTGTCGTTCGCGTCCAGCACCGCCACGCGGATCCGCGCCGTGCCCGTCCGCGCCGGCTCGCCGCCGTCGCTCGCCCTCAGCACCAGCTCGTGAAACGCCGCCTCCTCCCGGTCCAGCGCCTTCGCCAGCACCAGCTCGGGACGCTGATCCCCGCCGGGGCCCGCCTGCACGGCCAGCGAGAAGTGCTCGTCGCCGCTCAGCTCGTAGCTCTGCAGAGAATTACGTCCCACGTCCGGGTCTTGCGCATCCCGGAGGGGAAACCGGGACCCCGGGGCTGTCATCTCGCTCATTCTCAGTTCCGTTTCTGCCTCTCGGAAGCTGGGCGCGTTGTCGTTAATGTCTGTGATTTCCACTTCGATTCCATAAACCTTCATGTCCCCCTCCGCTATCAGCTCACACCGCAGCACGCATTGCTGCGCACTCTCGCACAGCTGCTCCCGGTCTATCCTCTCCGCCGTCACCAAATGTCCCGAATTCCCGTGCAGAGCGAAATACTGCGTCCTACCTTCGGAGACAAGGCGCACGCCGCGGTCGCGGAGCGCCGGCAGGTCCAGCGCCAGGTCCTTGGCCACGTCGCCCACGAACGAGCCCTTGGGCATCTCCTCGGCAACCGAGTAGCGCAGCTGCCCCCACGCCGCCTCCCACGCCGCCACCAGCACGCCCCACAGCAGGGCTCGCTCCCGCCGGCCCCAGCGCCTCCCCGCCATTGCCCGCAGCTCCGCCGCCCGCACCGCCGCTCCTGCTCCCGACACCGCTCCGCTCCCGCCTGGACGCTCCCGCCGGCCCCTCCGCCTCGCCGCACCACGGCTCCGCACCGGGGGACGCTCGCACACCGCCCGGCCGCCGAGCCAGCCAGCGAGCGAGCGAGCGAGAGAGCCGGGACGCAGCGGGCGGGGCTGCCTGCAGCGCTCCGGCCTTCCTCTCGCTCCTCCTCGGTCAGCAGCGGCGCCCGCAGCCTCCTCCCGGCACTGCAGCCACCGAGCgctgcccagcgctgcccgccccAGCGCTCCCCGGCAGCTCGGCCACACACATCCCACCGCTCGGGGAAAACCACTCCCAATGCTGAGAGATATGTATCTCGCAATGCCGATTTCTATGTCAAAGAAAATAGAATATGTCGGATATTTCGAGACTTATCCCACTACTCCCAAAGCACAATCCCTATCACGACCTGGACAGCTCCTGTAGCGCCTGGAATTACTTCTTCACCTCGCTGGAGACCTAATGTGTCTCATACAGCCCCATTAAATCCCCACATACCGACCAATAGACCAGAACACTATTGAAGAACCTGTCCGAAATGGACACTGGTGATTGCCTGCAATGACTTGCTCTTatccctgcttttcctttttaacgGTTCCTTTTGCTTCTATCACACCAATAAAATGACGGGCTGATGGAGATACATGTAAAGTAAAATATTGCATCTCATTTGAAGGTAAAGAATATTACGTGTCTTTTTCCACAGTTGAAAACCACTCTCCCCAGCACCGATTTCAGTAACAATCATGGTTGAATTCCTAGTATAcgtacaggaaaagaaatacaaaagtgaaaataaataaaaccgTGATATTCAGACACACATCCACCCAGAACCTTCCAGATTCTCAATCTCAACATTTTCCAGATTCTCAGAAGCTTCCTTCTGGCCAGAATTTTCCACTTTGCTCCCCGCAGAGTGCAGGGAAAATGTATTTGCGAGTACAGCAAGAATAACAGCAGGTACGCCTGTTTTACCAACAGTCCTGTTTTCTGAACAGTAATTTAGATCGGAGGATGCAAGGAAAGATTCAAAGAAGCCAGTGAGATAACGGCTACAACTATTAAATTGTTGAAACATCTAAAAATGCAGCTAATACTGAGAATCTTCATCTTGGTAGGATACAATTTCACGCAAGCACAGTAGGACGGCAGAAAACAAGCACCGCTGCACACCCTGATCTATGCGGACCGTTTTTGTCAAAGTGGAAATGGCCTTCATTCAAGTGCCTAATGGCTGTCATTTGCATATCTATCTCCTCAGAATGCGTAGAGAcctcctctgccagcacagacaCCCTAAAGAACTGTTGcaaaaagaggctgagagaccgAATTCCTCGGTGCAGTATTGCCCCCTTCAAGACCACCAAATGGGTTCAAGCACCTCTCTTTGGGAAAGGCAgatagaaatattaaataactcCGAAATACAAAAGGCgagggttttctttctctcctttagATCTCATTCAACACCTGCATTTCTGTTGGAAACGCTGAGCAGAAAGGGTAAAAGCAGAGAACTACCGCACAGGACGGAAGCAATTGAAAAGAGAACTAACTGCACTGAGCAGGAATGCCCGGACAGATAACTCGACCCGCTGGGGTTTCCATTTCTGCAGAAGGCTTTCCGCAAATCACGGGCGACTGGCTCCTTCGTCTTACACGAACAATCCCTAAGTCCTCCTTTCATGGAGAAAACACGCACGTTTCAGGAAGGACAAACTCTCCGACATCAAGCGACAATCCCATTTCTCCGATTCCGTCACGAAGAACCAGCAGATCTCATTCTACACGGGAAGGATTCGCCTTCGCCCTGACTGACAAACTCTTTTAGACAACACGAGTGTTGAAGAGAAAACCTGACCCTCTGATCAACAATAACTGAAAAGTGCCACGGCGAACTGCCTGGTTTAGGGAGAGGCAGTCACCGCGCTCTTTCACTCACTCCCGCAGACACGCACCAGcgctccccagccaccccacccGCGTAAAACCCCACCCGTGAAACAGACAACCCAGAGGACCAAAAAtgcaagaagagaagaaaagacacacctgtcaggaaggaaaaactctCCAACATTAAGCATCAATATCATTATGCCAACTCTGTCACACAGCAGATACCATCATAGCGAGCTCACAAGAGTTGAAGACAAAAAACTCTGAGCTCAACCTGAACCTGTCATCACCGATAAACTGGAAAGTGCCCCAGAGAACTGCCTGCTGTAAGGGAAAAACAGTCACCCCGCTCTTTCGCTCACTCCCACGTTCAGCGCCATCAAACAAGTCTAATCACCACTCTTGAAGAAAGGGGGTTAGGAAAAGACGACACATCTTGCTT is a window of Apus apus isolate bApuApu2 chromosome 13, bApuApu2.pri.cur, whole genome shotgun sequence DNA encoding:
- the LOC127389887 gene encoding protocadherin gamma-A12-like isoform X5, which translates into the protein MAGRRWGRRERALLWGVLVAAWEAAWGQLRYSVAEEMPKGSFVGDVAKDLALDLPALRDRGVRIIDRGRTQYFALHGNSGHLVTAERIDREQLCESAQQCVLRCELIAEGDMKVYGIEVEITDINDNAPSFREAETELRMSEMTAPGSRFPLRDAQDPDVGRNSLQSYELSGDEHFSLAVQAGPGGDQRPELVLAKALDREEAAFHELVLRASDGGEPARTGTARIRVAVLDANDNAPVFSAAEYTVRVAEDVSVGSTLLTLTATDADDGMNGHVKYSFKKITEKSSQIFQLDSETGAVTLMQSLDFEEAHSYQLEVQARDGGGLSDTAKVSITVSDVNDNAPQISVRSALSEISEDAPSGTVVALLHVQDRDSGANGEVRCSLAAGVPFRLEKSLENYYRVVTTRELDREEVPQYNVTVRAADGGSPSLRSSAVLALRVLDVNDNAPVFAEARYSARLAENNAAGALVLRVRAADADWGQNARVRYRLREGRVRGSALSSYVSVQAETGALYALRSFDYEEVREVGLWVVAEDGGAPALSSNVSVRLEIVDENDNAPQQAQPNTDWRFSQTQRPGTSGSQNGEEGGAWPNNQFDTEMLQAMILASANEAADANSTLGGGTGTMGLSARYGPQFTLQHVPDYRQNVYIPGSTATLTNAAGKRDAKATNPSGGNKKKSGKKEKK
- the LOC127389887 gene encoding protocadherin gamma-B7-like isoform X3, whose product is MAGRQRPRRRRAGGRVLLAALLLLGLCCRAAPERIRYAIPEELGRGSLVGPLARDLGLSPAELPARKLRLSAEKQYFGVSGESGQLYVSERLDREEMCGEAASCSVSFEALLHNPLNVFHVQVDIHDVNDNDPAFSKAALGLEIPELTLPGARFPLETARDPDVGSNALLTYQLTSSPSFSLALKESSGGKKQPELVLERALDREEQSSFQLVLTAVDGGDPARSGTVQILVNVTDANDNAPIFREAETELRMSEMTAPGSRFPLRDAQDPDVGRNSLQSYELSGDEHFSLAVQAGPGGDQRPELVLAKALDREEAAFHELVLRASDGGEPARTGTARIRVAVLDANDNAPVFSAAEYTVRVAEDVSVGSTLLTLTATDADDGMNGHVKYSFKKITEKSSQIFQLDSETGAVTLMQSLDFEEAHSYQLEVQARDGGGLSDTAKVSITVSDVNDNAPQISVRSALSEISEDAPSGTVVALLHVQDRDSGANGEVRCSLAAGVPFRLEKSLENYYRVVTTRELDREEVPQYNVTVRAADGGSPSLRSSAVLALRVLDVNDNAPVFAEARYSARLAENNAAGALVLRVRAADADWGQNARVRYRLREGRVRGSALSSYVSVQAETGALYALRSFDYEEVREVGLWVVAEDGGAPALSSNVSVRLEIVDENDNAPQQAQPNTDWRFSQTQRPGTSGSQNGEEGGAWPNNQFDTEMLQAMILASANEAADANSTLGGGTGTMGLSARYGPQFTLQHVPDYRQNVYIPGSTATLTNAAGKRDAKATNPSGGNKKKSGKKEKK